A genomic segment from Aegilops tauschii subsp. strangulata cultivar AL8/78 chromosome 1, Aet v6.0, whole genome shotgun sequence encodes:
- the LOC109759643 gene encoding very-long-chain aldehyde decarbonylase GL1-5: MATNPGILSEWPWKRLGSFKYLVLAPWVAHGCHLAATKGWRELDLGYVAILPSMLLRALHDQAWITVSRLYNARGKRQIVDRGIEFDQVDRERNWDDQIILSAILLLLGSLYLPGGQNLPWWRTDGAVLLALLHAGPVEFLYYWFHRALHHHFLYTRYHSHHHASIVTEPITSVIHPFAELLAYQLLFSVPMITCALTGTASIITFEIYVIYIDFMNNMGHCNFELVPNRLFEWIPPLKYLMYTPSFHSLHHTQFRTNYSLFMPFYDYIYNTMDKSTDTLYENSLKGKEKEVDVVHLTHLTSLQSIYHIRTGFAQYASKPYTSMWQLRIMWPVSWLSMVLTWAYGSWFTVERNSMKKLRMQSWAIPRYNFHYGLNKEKEAINDLIEKAISEAGKKGAKVVSLGLLNQAHSLNGSGELYLQKYPKWGVRLVDGTSLAAAVVIHTIPQGTNQVILAGKISKVARSVAAALCKKNVKVIVTNKQEYHLLKPCIPENEDGNLVLSTTSTAEVWLIGEGLDDAEQLRAPRGTEFIPFSQFPPKMARKDCCTYAMTPAMGVPESMQNVHSCENWLPRRVMSAWRVAGIVHALEGWSEDECGDAVLNLEKVWSAAIMHGFRPVAQL, translated from the exons ATGGCTACGAACCCCGGCATCCTCAGCGAGTGGCCATGGAAGAGGCTCGGCAGCTTCAAG TATCTTGTGCTGGCGCCATGGGTGGCGCACGGGTGCCACCTCGCGGCGACCAAGGGGTGGAGGGAGCTGGACCTGGGCTACGTCGCCATCCTCCCGTCGATGCTGCTCCGGGCGCTCCACGACCAGGCATGGATCACCGTGTCCCGCCTCTACAACGCGCGCGGGAAGCGCCAGATCGTCGACCGCGGCATCGAGTTCGATCAGGTCGACCGCGAAAGGAATTG GGACGACCAGATTATCCTGAGTGCCATCCTGCTCCTCCTCGGCTCGCTGTACCTGCCGGGCGGGCAGAACCTGCCATGGTGGAGGACCGACGGCGCGGTGCTGCTGGCGCTGCTGCACGCCGGCCCGGTCGAGTTCCTCTACTACTGGTTCCACCGCGCGCTGCACCACCACTTCCTCTACACCCGCTACCACTCGCACCACCACGCCTCCATCGTCACCGAGCCAATCACAT CCGTCATCCATCCCTTTGCCGAGCTACTGGCCTATCAACTGTTGTTCTCGGTCCCAATGATTACATGCGCATTGACGGGAACCGCTTCCATAATCACGTTCGAGATCTATGTGATCTACATTGACTTCATGAACAACATGGGCCACTGCAACTTCGAACTGGTGCCTAATCGGCTCTTCGAATGGATCCCCCCTCTCAAGTATCTCATGTACACACCATC GTTTCATTCTCTTCACCACACTCAGTTCCGGACAAACTACTCTCTTTTCATGCCGTTCTATGACTACATATACAACACTATGGACAAGTCGACGGACACGCTGTATGAAAACTCACTCAAGGGCAAGGAGAAAGAAGTAGACGTGGTTCACCTTACGCATCTCACCAGCCTGCAGTCCATTTACCATATAAGGACCGGGTTCGCCCAGTACGCCTCCAAGCCGTACACTTCCATGTGGCAACTGCGGATCATGTGGCCCGTGTCATGGCTGTCCATGGTACTGACGTGGGCATACGGTTCTTGGTTCACAGTTGAGAGGAATTCCATGAAGAAGCTCCGGATGCAGTCATGGGCTATACCAAGATACAATTTCCAT TATGGACTGAACAAGGAGAAGGAGGCAATCAATGACCTGATTGAGAAGGCAATATCTGAAGCTGGTAAGAAAGGAGCTAAAGTTGTTAGCCTTGGACTTCTGAATCAG GCGCATAGCCTCAATGGGAGTGGAGAACTTTATCTGCAGAAATACCCAAAGTGGGGGGTAAGACTTGTGGATGGCACTAGCCTAGCTGCTGCAGTGGTCATCCATACTATTCCCCAGGGCACAAATCAAGTTATCCTTGCCGGAAAGATTTCGAAGGTCGCTCGTAGTGTTGCTGCAGCACTCTGCAAGAAAAACGTCAAA GTCATAGTGACAAACAAGCAGGAGTACCATCTCCTTAAGCCCTGTATACCTGAAAATGAAGATGGCAATCTTGTATTATCAACAACTAGCACTGCAGAG GTGTGGCTCATTGGAGAAGGTCTGGATGATGCTGAGCAGTTGAGGGCACCGCGAGGAACAGAGTTCATCCCATTCTCACAGTTCCCGCCAAAGATGGCGCGCAAGGACTGCTGCACCTATGCGATGACTCCTGCAATGGGTGTACCTGAATCGATGCAAAACGTGCACTCGTGCGAG AATTGGCTGCCAAGGAGGGTCATGAGCGCGTGGCGCGTCGCTGGAATTGTTCATGCATTGGAGGGATGGAGCGAGGATGAGTGCGGAGATGCAGTGCTGAACCTGGAGAAAGTGTGGTCTGCGGCAATTATGCATGGGTTCCGCCCTGTTGCACAACTTTGA